One window of Puntigrus tetrazona isolate hp1 chromosome 14, ASM1883169v1, whole genome shotgun sequence genomic DNA carries:
- the cryba1l1 gene encoding crystallin, beta A1, like 1: protein MLLFFCITFLDIKMYRFTRSAMMQPMINYGMGMAPFFKVTVFEQEHFQGKCQEFTSECCNIQECGFDNIRSIRVESGAWVGYEHHDFQGQQFILERGEYPHWDAYSGNLSYHVERLMSFRPVYCASHQSSRMTIFERENFLGRCVELCDDYPSLQAMGWCSPEVGSMHVQCGGWVCYEFPGYRGRQYIMECERHSGDYQHWRNWGSHSQTPQIQSIRRIQH, encoded by the exons atgttgttgtttttttgtattacatttttagatataaaGATGTATAGGTTCACTCGATCCGCCATGATGCAGCCCATGATCAACTATGGCATGGGAATGGCTCCTTTCTTCAAG GTGACTGTGTTTGAGCAGGAACACTTCCAGGGAAAATGTCAGGAGTTCACCTCAGAATGCTGCAACATCCAGGAGTGTGGCTTCGACAACATCCGTTCTATTCGCGTTGAGAGTGGCGC CTGGGTGGGTTATGAGCACCACGACTTCCAGGGACAGCAGTTCATCCTGGAGAGAGGAGAGTATCCTCACTGGGATGCCTACAGTGGGAACCTGTCATACCACGTGGAGAGactcatgtctttcagacctgtCTACTGCGCT TCCCACCAGAGCAGTCGCATGACCATTTTCGAGAGGGAGAACTTCCTGGGCCGCTGTGTGGAGCTGTGTGACGACTACCCCTCTCTGCAGGCCATGGGATGGTGTAGTCCTGAAGTGGGCTCCATGCATGTGCAATGCGGAGG CTGGGTGTGTTACGAGTTCCCAGGATACAGGGGAAGGCAGTACATCATGGAGTGTGAGAGGCATAGCGGAGACTATCAGCACTGGAGGAACTGGGGATCCCACAGCCAGACCCCTCAGATCCAGTCCATTCGCAGAATCCAGCACTAA
- the crybb1l1 gene encoding beta-crystallin B1, which yields MSSSGEKKTASQTDGKAAQSKKSEMGMMSYRMYVFDQENFQGRMIEINAECMNVCEMGMDRVRSLRVECGPFVGFEQMSFCGEMYILEKGEYPRWDSWSNCQKNDYLLSFRPVRMDPEKHKICLYEVGEYKGSKMEIMDDDVPSLFSYGFTDRVGSIMVSCGTWVGYQYPGYRGSQYLLEKGEYRHFNEYGARCPQFQSVRRIRDMQWHPHGCYTMASK from the exons ATGTCTTCCAGTGGAGAGAAAAAGACTGCCTCCCAGACCGACGGCAAGGCAGCCCAGAGCAAGAAGTCCGAGATGGGCATGATGTCCTACAGG ATGTATGTGTTCGACCAGGAAAACTTCCAGGGACGCATGATCGAGATTAACGCCGAGTGCATGAATGTTTGTGAAATGGGCATGGACAGAGTTCGCTCACTACGTGTGGAGTGTGGCCC TTTTGTGGGCTTTGAGCAGATGAGCTTCTGCGGTGAGATGTACATCCTGGAGAAGGGTGAGTATCCTCGTTGGGATTCTTGGAGCAATTGCCAGAAGAACGACTACCTGCTGTCCTTCAGACCCGTCAGAATG GACCCTGAGAAGCACAAGATCTGCCTGTATGAGGTGGGAGAGTACAAGGGCAGCAAGATGGAGATCATGGATGATGATGTTCCTAGCCTGTTCTCCTACGGATTCACTGACAGAGTTGGCAGCATCATGGTCAGCTGCGGAAC ttggGTGGGCTATCAGtaccctggataccgtggcAGCCAGTACCTGCTGGAGAAGGGTGAATACAGACACTTTAACGAGTACGGCGCCCGTTGCCCTCAGTTTCAGTCTGTGAGGCGTATCCGTGACATGCAGTGGCACCCACACGGCTGCTACACCATGGCCAGCAAGTGA
- the cabp2b gene encoding calcium-binding protein 2 isoform X3: protein MGQKKNQPIHPPSKSGEGEGEEEKEEHVEAPEPKEKEDLNLRPIVDSVFGQDRELRPEEIEELREAFKEFDRNKGYINCRDLGECMRTMGYMPTEMELIELSQQISGGKIDFEDFVELMGPKMLAETADMIGVKELRDAFKEFDSNGDGQISVSELREAMKKLMGEQLNPRDIDDILRDADLNGDGLVDFEEFVRMMSR from the exons ATGGGACAGAAAAAGAATCAGCCCATCCATCCACCCAGCAAAAGTGGAGAGGGTGAGGGTGAGGAAGAAAAGGAGGAGCATGTTGAGGCTCCAGAACCAAAGGAAAAGGAAGATCTCAACCTCAGACCTATCGTGGATTCTGTTTTTGGCCAA GACAGGGAGCTGCGGCCAGAGGAGATAGAAG AACTAAGGGAAGCCTTTAAGGAGTTTGATAGGAACAAAGGCTACATCAACTGCAGGGACCTGGGCGAATGCATGCGGACGATGGGATACATGCCGACAGAGATGGAACTAATCGAACTGAGTCAACAAATAA GTGGGGGTAAAATTGACTTTGAGGATTTCGTGGAGCTCATGGGCCCCAAAATGCTGGCGGAGACAGCAGACATGATTGGAGTCAAGGAGCTCAGAGATGCCTTTAAAGAG TTTGACTCCAATGGTGATGGGCAAATCAGCGTCTCAGAACTGAGAGAAGCCATGAAAAAACTAATGGGGGAGCAGCTGAATCCCAGGGATATCGACGATATACTTCGTGATGCCGACCTCAATGGGGACGGACTTGTTGATTTTGAAG AGTTTGTGAGGATGATGTCCCGCTGA
- the cabp2b gene encoding calcium-binding protein 2 isoform X1, whose protein sequence is MFMIIREGSAGGAGSTGGMSAPPERSAKQVQAAIKKKVEKQRKQVETGVVEVFNSNTRPKMGQKKNQPIHPPSKSGEGEGEEEKEEHVEAPEPKEKEDLNLRPIVDSVFGQDRELRPEEIEELREAFKEFDRNKGYINCRDLGECMRTMGYMPTEMELIELSQQISGGKIDFEDFVELMGPKMLAETADMIGVKELRDAFKEFDSNGDGQISVSELREAMKKLMGEQLNPRDIDDILRDADLNGDGLVDFEEFVRMMSR, encoded by the exons ATGTTCATGATTATTCGAGAAGGATCAGCAGGAGGGGCAGGTAGTACCGGCGGCATGAGCGCTCCACCGGAGAGATCAGCCAAACAG GTCCAGGCCGCAATCAAGAAGAAGGTGGAGAAACAGAGGAAGCAAGTAGAAACGGGTGTGGTGGAGGTATTTAACAGCAATACAAGACCAAAAATGGGACAGAAAAAGAATCAGCCCATCCATCCACCCAGCAAAAGTGGAGAGGGTGAGGGTGAGGAAGAAAAGGAGGAGCATGTTGAGGCTCCAGAACCAAAGGAAAAGGAAGATCTCAACCTCAGACCTATCGTGGATTCTGTTTTTGGCCAA GACAGGGAGCTGCGGCCAGAGGAGATAGAAG AACTAAGGGAAGCCTTTAAGGAGTTTGATAGGAACAAAGGCTACATCAACTGCAGGGACCTGGGCGAATGCATGCGGACGATGGGATACATGCCGACAGAGATGGAACTAATCGAACTGAGTCAACAAATAA GTGGGGGTAAAATTGACTTTGAGGATTTCGTGGAGCTCATGGGCCCCAAAATGCTGGCGGAGACAGCAGACATGATTGGAGTCAAGGAGCTCAGAGATGCCTTTAAAGAG TTTGACTCCAATGGTGATGGGCAAATCAGCGTCTCAGAACTGAGAGAAGCCATGAAAAAACTAATGGGGGAGCAGCTGAATCCCAGGGATATCGACGATATACTTCGTGATGCCGACCTCAATGGGGACGGACTTGTTGATTTTGAAG AGTTTGTGAGGATGATGTCCCGCTGA
- the cabp2b gene encoding calcium-binding protein 2 isoform X2, translating to MWPHPKGVAEGKGAGPEAPGPRPPGEADGENEVTSEFKGHLSALVQNCTMLHNIVGPACIFLRQGFAKSQLDRELRPEEIEELREAFKEFDRNKGYINCRDLGECMRTMGYMPTEMELIELSQQISGGKIDFEDFVELMGPKMLAETADMIGVKELRDAFKEFDSNGDGQISVSELREAMKKLMGEQLNPRDIDDILRDADLNGDGLVDFEEFVRMMSR from the exons ATGTGGCCCCACCCTAAGGGTGTGGCTGAGGGTAAAGGGGCTGGGCCAGAGGCTCCAGGGCCCCGCCCACCCGGAGAAGCAGACGGAGAAAATGAAGTAACTTCTGAGTTTAAGGGGCATCTGAGTGCACTAGTCCAAAACTGCACCATGCTTCATAACATCGTTGGACCAGCATGCATCTTCCTAAGACAGGGCTTCGCAAAGTCACAGCTC GACAGGGAGCTGCGGCCAGAGGAGATAGAAG AACTAAGGGAAGCCTTTAAGGAGTTTGATAGGAACAAAGGCTACATCAACTGCAGGGACCTGGGCGAATGCATGCGGACGATGGGATACATGCCGACAGAGATGGAACTAATCGAACTGAGTCAACAAATAA GTGGGGGTAAAATTGACTTTGAGGATTTCGTGGAGCTCATGGGCCCCAAAATGCTGGCGGAGACAGCAGACATGATTGGAGTCAAGGAGCTCAGAGATGCCTTTAAAGAG TTTGACTCCAATGGTGATGGGCAAATCAGCGTCTCAGAACTGAGAGAAGCCATGAAAAAACTAATGGGGGAGCAGCTGAATCCCAGGGATATCGACGATATACTTCGTGATGCCGACCTCAATGGGGACGGACTTGTTGATTTTGAAG AGTTTGTGAGGATGATGTCCCGCTGA